From Quercus lobata isolate SW786 chromosome 11, ValleyOak3.0 Primary Assembly, whole genome shotgun sequence:
ACTAAATGATTTGATTAATGAAATTGAAtgcttatttttttaagtgggaGATGGGAGATCTTAAGTTCTAGCCACCTTGATtcatagaattttaaaaaaaaaaaaaaaagttatatcaCCTAAAAATTTACAACTAATAAGTTTTTTACTCTTAAAACGATTAATGATACCAACCATATCAATGATTGAATTGaattaaaaaacttgaaaaatcaGAACctaaaaaacagtaaaaaaaattcacgatagtaaaaaagaaaaggtgagaaAAAGATCAAGGGCCCTGAGGCAGCAGGATGATGCAATTGGAGCGGGTTTTCGAAAAGGAGCgtaaaaagaaagcaaaatttGCAGCACCGTTAAAGTAAACACTGAACACGGACTTTACTGACTTTTCCGcatgcttttttattatatccAAAGACTAGGATTAactaacaagaaaaaaaaaataataataaaagttagcATAATTCCAATACAAGGGGACAAGGATTCGCTACTTCCACAAGTTCAGAACAAATTTAGGATGactcaaaaaaaacaaaacccaccactgttaataaaaagaaaacgtaaaaaaaaaaaaaaaagctgcaccAAACCGAAAGGCCAATCACTACTTCAATCACTCAAAAAgcaacaaccaaaaataaaaggtaCACAGCAGAGAACAGAATGCAGAATGCAGAAAAAGGAAATACACCGAACTTCAAGGGCATAAATGCAAATACACAACAAAgataaacttttatttatttatttttgagttgcTAAATTCTGGGAAATATCAGTCTCAATTCAGAGTTTCAGATAAACTACTCACTAGTTACTGCTCAAGTGCTCAGTGCTCACTACTCGGTACTTCATTACTCTTATTATGATAACTAAGTGAGAGATAGACTCATAATTTTATTGGGACCAAGATTTCAGCAcagaaccaaaaaataaaataaaataaaagaatgcccaaaaaagcaattaattaataatgcaGCAAATTgagaaccccaaaaaaaaagagagctgAATTTAGAAATGACCTGAACGCCAGGAGAGTCGAAGTTCAAGACACGGATCTTAGCACCGACATCACCGAGGACCCTGAGCTCAACGCGGTCGTTTAAGGAAGCGTCGCGAACCAAATCAGCGGCGTCAGCTTGCTGCAAGTTGATACGATCAACGGCGATGGTGGCCTGTACCTGTCTGACGCTGTGGGCCTCTTGGTAAAACCCAGGAACCGAGGCTTCGCCCAATGGGATTCCGCGGTACATGACAGTGAACTTGGACTCGCCGTACTTGATCCCGACCTTGTTGGGGTTCACCGCGGTGAACAGCATCCTTATGCTTAAGGACAAGGAGGCCGAGGTTGTCGGGTTGTTGGGATCGGTGGCAGTGGCGGAGTTGGAAGTGGGTGTGGTTATGCCCATGTACTGGACACCGACTTGTTGGAGATCGAAAGAGGGTTTCTTGGGTTTGACGGCTAGGATGATGACTAGAACGACGGCTAGGATTAGGAGAGCTAGGAAagagaagaggaggaagaggcAACAGCAACAGCCTTTGAAGGAAGCTGAGGAGGAAGATGGAGATGAAGAAGACGACGCCGTTGGGTAGTAGTGGGAGTGGTGAGAGTTAGACCGCGATGATGGCGGTTGTTGCTGTGGTTGTGgatgtggctgtggctgtggatGTGGATGTGGGCGTGGGCGTGGTGGTGGTGGTCTGTGCTCACCGTTCACATTAGTCCTCGTTGCCATCTTTGCGCTATTGTGCGcctcctctctcttcttctacctcttcctcttcttcttctacagTGGTCTTCCTTGGTTTTGAAGGAAGaaagtgtgagagagagagagagaaaaagggagtGAGAGAGTATGGCTTTTTGGTTGAGagataaaaatgaaagagaataataaaaagGGACAACAAGACAGACAGCGATacaatgaaaaaattatttggagAAAATACGGTGTATTGGTAAAGGTATAATGCTAGGATCATGACATAATTTGTGAGGTAATTTGTTGACGTGTTTAGTTGTGATTGATAAAGAtatgttttatataaatttattatcgcaattttactatttataatttattgctAATTGTTGTAAAAGTTGTaccattttatatgtttatagtATAATccacagtttttattttttattttttttaagagtgtaCTGCAGACAGAGTTGAGGTTGGGCTGTTGGAGTGCAGCTTGGTATGATTGGCAAAGTAAGATATTAGTAATatgaattatataatataattaattaaataataagaaaaaaagaaaaaagtggacTTTATGAGAAATTCGGCGAAAGAGTCTTGCTCTCTCACACTCACATGATTGATGGTGGACTCCACCAAGACTTGAGGACCCCGCACATGCCTCCATGGGAGACAGTCACACACTTCACAGTTCACACTACAAACTCTTCCGATCTTCCCACACTTTGAATACTTGTTATTTACTAGTATCATTTATAAATATGTAACCTTATctcttaatttttataaatgaatAATTGTTCCATGTTTCTTAAGAGTTAAGAAAGTTTTTTGAGTGGAATTtgtgatatatttttatgttagaaattttattttctctctcacgTGACAAGGGTGGACAAAATTTGACTCTAAAATGTACAAAGACATCGACGAGTGATAATTAGTTGAGTTATGTAAAAACTTATAGAAAGATTGGTTTCTTTAAATTATTGCTCACTGTAGCTTAATAACATTCATgttttgaagaaattacaaaagatggaaaagtgggagtgAAAAATAAGAATGTTTGTTATGTGTATTTGAACATTTTTGTTATCCGAGTATTTTATTATGATGTTTGAAGATGGATTTTTGGCAATTATAAATTTCGcacaaaaaactataaaaaataagataaattttaATAAGTACGTGTTTATGTTTATTGAGGCATTTCAAGCGTGTAAAAGTTTTCTAGAATCTTACTGAGTAAGCAAGTACAACTTACTAAGCTATCTCACCTTATTTATCTCCTCCTTTTCAGATTCTTGAGGCAGCCTTGGATTAAAGACTTATTGGGTAAAGGCGGTTAGTTGAAGTTAAAAACTACATCATTGATATTTTGGGTCATGTGTTTAaagatatttaatttttgttttagtgAGGATGTCTTATTAGGGAaaaataatgattaataaaaatCCATTAGAAACATAGGCTCTATGTCTATGATAATAGAATATGTTTTATGTTGTTGGGAGAATTTTGGATCACTAGCATTCGAATAAAgctatttggatgtttttattaGAGCGCTAACAATTTAAAAACTCATCATATGAATgtcaatttgattttatttttttaagaagggtTAACTATGGACTAAACAAAGAGATATATAGGTTAATGCTTAATGCACTCTGACTTTCTGAGCCTTGATTAAGTTTGGGGTGTAACAAGAGTGAGAAGTAAATTTCATTATCAGATgcatttttttgtcatttacACAGTTAATGGTTACATGCTTTGCACATGTTTGTTAAAGTTAACCTCCAAATGAAGGATGGTGTTGTTACttcttattggtgatttttgcCAAAATTGGGAGAATATTAAATTGCCTAATTTGGTATGCAAAGTGCAAGTAGTGCCAAACGTTATTGTTGATTTATGCAAGTAGCCCCATAGTTTTTATACCACTATAATCAAATActttgttctctttttatatttcactTTATCTTTTATCAATTATGGTATGTCAtgtgtttgatttgatttgattttttttttttccatttaaactttagttattttataagaaaaatcaaataaatacatgacaagttgtaattgtttttttttttttttttttttttgaggaaggaCAAGTTGTAATTGTTAGAATATAAAGaaacacataaaaaatgaaacaaataatcTCCAGATATCATTAACGGCTAGTTTGAATGGATGGAGGGAGAATAGACTGAGCCAAATAATAAGAAAGGAATATTACATTATtacatgaaattaataaatataaaagggCATTACGGGtttctaaattttatcaaattctattttatttccagagaggaggaaaaaaaaaaaaaaaaagaaagaaagaagaagaagaagaagaaaatgtttttctctCAACCATTTCATTCAATAGTCTTTTCCATTTCTCTTGAACTCTCAAAGGAAAAGGTTTTTTATaccataatttataaaaatattcaatCTTTCACATTGTACTCTCATTCAGTAgctttaagagagagagagagagagatatatatatatatatatatttttttttttttcctttcattttatttataaaaaaaaatcctttatttAATGTatgattttaattaaattgttCTTTCAACCAACAAAATACTTGTTCGGTAGTTCCAACAAAAGGAAGGTGTATTGGGACATGAATACTCAAGAATCCATAAAAAAAGACCCAAACGAAACCCCATAGAACAGTAGTTCATTATCAGCTGGATAAGAACAAAATTCTGCACTGATGATTAATTCAAAAACTGTTTTTGATGGCATTCCAAAGGGACCAAAACACAATGAGCTGGTATCCTCTAATAAAAGACTCATTAGATGACAATCACTCTTCCACGCACAAAGTCTTCAGATACTTCTACATTTCACTGTTTTCATCAAGATCTAAGCAATACAATACACTAATACAGGCAATATAAAAAAGATATGTTCATTCTAGAAACAGAAACTCGGAACCCATCaaggccaaaataaaattaaaagaaaaagaaaaaaacaatgacAACCCAAGAAACTGCCTGCTTGCCATGTAATAAAACAGCTACAGAATGTAAAAATAGTTCAGAGGGATTAACCAGAAAGAGGTGTAATAGGATGGCTTCAATGACTACTGTGATCAAATATTGTCATCTTGTGGACCAGTAGAATCGGTCTCTGGCCTGACTGTTTCATCACCTCTCCTGCTGCTGGTGTCATCGACATCCAGTACATCATCCATCATGTCATCCTCCCCAACATTGATATCTTCCACATCATCCTCCTCCTCATCTTCATTGTTTCCACCAGGgatctttcttttcttgggaCCATGCTCAAGCCTATGTGTGTCCAATTCTTTGTCCATTGTTTCTTGTAAGTTCAACATATCATTATTTGTTTTCCTTGCTTTCCTTGCATTTTGCCATCTTTCCAACTCCTTTTCAACATTGGCAACAGACTGCTCCTGGATCTGTTTCTGATATTCCGACAGTTCCTCCCTCCTGGCAGTTTTCCACTCTTGAAATATCTGGATATACAGATTTGTACAAGCTGAATGGTCAAGTGCAAAATATTTCATATGAATCTATATCTAACAAATATAACAGTTCTAACTCTAATTATACCATCACCCTTCCCAACAGCTTTGGCATCTAGTGAAGCCATTATTTTACATCAAAAATGTCAATTCAGTGTTGGTAAAAAGGTCAAGCACACTTAAATACACAAGCCTCTCGAGCCTAGGTGCAAAGCACAGAACACAAGCACATGCTTGATTAAAGTACAGtgcatatttttcaaatataatgtataataacCCCTAAAAGTGTCAAGTGCACTTAAGCACACAGTCTTCTAGAGCCTAGATGCAAAGCGTAGAGCACAAGCACTAGCATGATTAAAGtgcatatttttcatatataatttataaaaatctcTAATAGCAAGATTCATaacacataataaaaaatttaataaacacaaaatagaattttgatATGCCAATTCGCTCAAATGAATTGTGCAATTACACAGTTGattagttcaaattatacaaacgtgatatcaatttcttaaaattttaatatagtaaATTTGAAAACAAGTATCAATTGACAATACGATAATAATCTAGTCATATAATGtttaaatataacattttatctaattttcttgtgattatataaatataaactgTAATTGCTATGGTCATAATGAAACATAcagtttgataaaaaaaatttatctaaaagGTATAGACCAAAAAGCACATAAATTTTCCCTGTTTCtctcttttgattaataaaccaaaaaaaaaaaaaaagttcgtGGAGAGTGTAGTACTACACCTTAAAGAAGAGTttttgtataataaataaatggtcCCTGTTATTTCCTTCAAGATTAAGCCATAGGTTTTAagtattcatatttttttagcaaaaaataaaatcaaaaaggCATGATGCTTTGAACTAGTTTTGCTTCAGCCAAGTGAAGTGCTTAGAAC
This genomic window contains:
- the LOC115967584 gene encoding uncharacterized protein LOC115967584; protein product: MATRTNVNGEHRPPPPRPRPHPHPQPQPHPQPQQQPPSSRSNSHHSHYYPTASSSSSPSSSSASFKGCCCCLFLLFSFLALLILAVVLVIILAVKPKKPSFDLQQVGVQYMGITTPTSNSATATDPNNPTTSASLSLSIRMLFTAVNPNKVGIKYGESKFTVMYRGIPLGEASVPGFYQEAHSVRQVQATIAVDRINLQQADAADLVRDASLNDRVELRVLGDVGAKIRVLNFDSPGVQVSVDCAIVISPRKQSLTYKQCGFDGLSV